One window of Acanthochromis polyacanthus isolate Apoly-LR-REF ecotype Palm Island chromosome 19, KAUST_Apoly_ChrSc, whole genome shotgun sequence genomic DNA carries:
- the LOC110969560 gene encoding LOW QUALITY PROTEIN: stonustoxin subunit beta (The sequence of the model RefSeq protein was modified relative to this genomic sequence to represent the inferred CDS: inserted 5 bases in 3 codons) has translation MPRGPNSAFIISETSKPEKVSVYLPNIPEPTSRAELMQYWMKFTLDDKTANKMLWISDRGSKVCRRTEEVCPXDRPERYEYSPQVLCKEGIWNMRAYWEVEYSGWVVIGVTYEGAGRKADSGPTGLGENEESWGLCWSGXQIWFNGINNDINNVPFCSTIGVYIDQPAGIISFYAVXGEGAEREVKLLHKVKTTIEKKILPSFWMGIQSSCTLLKRAE, from the exons ATGCCAAGAGGACCCAATTCTGCCTTTATCATCTCAGAGACCAGCAAACCAg aaaaagtttctgtttatttgccCAACATCCCAGAGCCAACAAGCAGAGCTGAGCTGATGCAGT ACTGGATGAAGTTCACTTTGGATGATAAAACTGCcaataaaatgttgtggattTCTGACCGTGGGTCTAAAGTGTGTCGTAGAACTGAAGAGGTTTGTCC GGATAGACCAGAGAGATACGAGTACTCTCCACAG GTGCTGTGCAAAGAGGGCATCTGGAACATGAGGGCTTACTGGGAGGTGGAATACTCCGGCTGGGTGGTAATTGGAGTCACCTATGAAGGAGCGGGAAGAAAAGCTGACTCTGGACCGACCGGTCTCGGAGAAAACGAGGAGTCCTGGGGTCTGTGTTGGTCAGG CCAGATCTGGTTCAATGGCATTAACAATGATATAAACAATGTCCCATTTTGCTCCACAATTGGAGTTTACATCGACCAGCCTGCAGGGATCATAAGCTTTTATGCAG CCGGTGagggagcagagagggaggTTAAACTGCTGCATAAAGTTAAAACTACCATCGAGAAAAAGATTCTTCCCAGTTTCTGGATGGGAATTCAATCCTCATGCACCTTACTGAAGAGAGCAGAATGA